A region from the Patagioenas fasciata isolate bPatFas1 chromosome 27, bPatFas1.hap1, whole genome shotgun sequence genome encodes:
- the TEKTIP1 gene encoding tektin bundle-interacting protein 1 — translation MERGEDRPWVPRGTLEAWVPLPLYSDQYLTLWGPRRGPVLQQALRWKTSPMGWDATGQTWPTGLSGGDHERVVDPWYSLDSSIAQRRWPRAQRLGREQDPLPPAYAQRLREVAWWDPIVPAAYPGPCTRWGAFLWQERPVLGKEYVVTRSQDPRVLGGSSSYVPTLSFCRPPTTTQDISTWSLLHHQPSTRQ, via the exons ATGGAGCGGGGGGAGGACAGACCCTGGGTCCCGCGGGGCACCCTTGAGGCGTGGGTCCCGCTGCCCCTGTACAG TGACCAGTACCTGACGCTGTGGGGCCCACGCCGGGGCCCCGTGCTGCAGCAGGCCCTGCGCTGGAAAACCTCCCCCATGGGCTGGGACGCCACGGGGCAGACCTGGCCCACGGGGCTGAGCGGCGGCGACCATGAGCGGGTGGTGGATCCCTGGTACAGCCTGGACTCCAGCATCGCCCAGCGCCGCTGGCCGCGGGCCCAGCGCCTGGGGCGGGAGCAGGACCCCCTGCCCCCAG CTTACGCCCAGCGCTTGCGGGAGGTGGCCTGGTGGGACCCCATCGTCCCTGCTGCGTACCCGGGACCCTGCACCCGCTGGGGAGCTTTCCTCTGGCAGGAGAGGCCCGTCCTGGGGAAGGAGTACG TTGTCACCCGCAGCCAGGACCCtcgggtgctggggggcagctcGAGCTACGTCCCCACGCTCTCCTTCtgccgcccccccaccaccacccaggACATCAGCACCTGGAGCCTCCTCCACCACCAGCCGTCCACCCGCCAGTAA
- the LOC136113374 gene encoding uncharacterized protein, with protein MPGKLRRSRRGGLEEKRWRSLEERGSACLGQPLLARARTCDPPCKDTEAAAVATAPLLSKRVADYCKAFGALAERDVLLGSFSCAWQREVPYRGHLYISSRHVCFCSSLLLKDIKVVVPVASISALKKTNTALLVPNALSIRTTQGEKFLFVSLRRREDTYRLLKLVCEHLLDSGWSSPASPSTREILRKPLTSSQWDPEQSTPEPHSFQEMPDGPSPMPKQEENEEDEEAEAAALALSHGGPHTALGAWTTAQLISLNTILLLYLLLMVALLLSSGYIGLRLLELEQQLAAMGAWPDLDPSQQFKMT; from the exons ATGCCGGGGAAGCTGAGGAGGAGCAGGCGGggggggctggaggagaagcGATGGCGGAGCCTGGAGGAGCGGGGCAGCGCCTGTCTGGGACAGCCCCTGCTCGCCAG AGCCCGAACCTGTGACCCGCCCTGCAAGGACACAGAAGCAGCTGCGGTGGCCACAGCGCCATTG CTCAGCAAGCGTGTGGCCGACTACTGCAAAGCCTTTGGGGCGCTCGCCGAGCGGGACGTGCTGCTGGGCTCCTTCTCCTGTGCCTGGCAGAGAGAGGTGCCCTACCGCGGCCACCTCTACATCTCCTCCCGCCACGTCTGCTTctgctccagcctcctgctcaaggacatcaag GTGGTGGTCCCTGTTGCCTCCATCTCGGCCCTCAAAAAGACCAACACAGCGCTTCTGGTGCCCAACGCGCTCAGCATCCGCACGACTCAGGGGGAGAAG TTCCTCTTCGTGTCGCTGCGCCGGCGGGAGGACACGTACCGGCTCCTCAAGTTGGTCTGCGAACACCTGCTG GACAGCGGCTGGAGCTCTCCGGCCTCTCCGAGCACCAGGGAAATCCTTCGGAAGCCCCTA ACCTCGAGCCAGTGGGACCCGGAGCAGAGCACTCCAGAGCCCCACAGCTTCCAGGAGATGCCGG ATGGGCCAAGCCCAATGCCAAAGCAAGAGGAGaacgaggaggatgaggaggctgAGGCAGCAGCGCTGGCACTGAGCCATG GGGGACCCCACACTGCACTGGGGGCCTGGACCACGGCGCAGCTGATCTCCCTCaacaccatcctcctcctctacCTGCTGCT GATGGTGGCCCTGCTGCTGTCCTCGGGGTACATCGGGCTGcgcctgctggagctggagcagcagctggcagcCATGGGGGCTTGGCCAGACCTCGACCCATCGCAGCA GTTCAAGATGACTTGA